One Acropora palmata chromosome 2, jaAcrPala1.3, whole genome shotgun sequence genomic window carries:
- the LOC141873640 gene encoding uncharacterized protein LOC141873640, with the protein MVFLEKLLRGEQIEISTPSVISGEELDELARDYNNTLSALVDRHAPLKSKGVRSRPLVPWYTAEINAAKKLRRKAERRWRRTGLHEDFVAFKAQRNRLTYLINVARKEFYTDFIAENSSDQGKLFRATKKLQAKKEVPSFPEYVDNSALVNDIGRYFIRKINTIRSSIDAALDPSVGALLPDDPVVGPTKQLWEFQSLDEGQVSELIQKCSKKSCPSDPAPTSLDVSCLDELLPVITCLINGSMKIGYFPCDWKEGLVTPLLKLPGLLSHFKNLRPISNLQYISKLTERAVFEQTHAHMINHSLYPLLQSAYRLGHSTETALRKVHNDLLMNMDAQRVTLLVLLNLRAAFDTVDHEVLLNRLRSSFGIRGTALR; encoded by the exons ATGGTCTTTTTGGAGAAGCTTTTGAGGGGAGAGCAAATTGAGATT AGTACACCAAGTGTAATATCTGGGGAGGAGCTTGATGAGCTAGCGCGTGATTATAACAACACTCTGTCTGCACTAGTCGATCGCCACGCCCCTCTGAAGTCCAAAGGCGTAAGGTCACGCCCTTTGGTTCCATGGTACACCGCTGAGATCAACGCTGCTAAGAAACTCAGGAGAAAAGCTGAAAGGCGCTGGCGGAGGACTGGGCTACACGAGGATTTTGTTGCTTTCAAAGCACAAAGGAATCGCCTAACGTATTTGATTAACGTAGCAAGAAAGGAGTTCTACACTGACTTCATCGCAGAAAATAGTTCAGATCAAGGGAAGCTCTTTAGAGCGACCAAGAAGTTACAAGCCAAAAAGGAAGTTCCATCATTTCCTGAATATGTGGACAACAGTGCACTAGTGAATGATATCGGTCGATACTTCATTCGGAAGATTAATACCATCCGATCAAGTATTGATGCTGCATTAGATCCTAGTGTTGGAGCTCTACTGCCAGACGACCCGGTAGTTGGTCCCACTAAACAACTCTGGGAATTTCAGTCTCTCGATGAAGGCCAGGTTTCTGAGCTTATCCAAAAGTGCAGTAAGAAATCTTGTCCCAGTGATCCCGCGCCAACTTCACTAGATGTATCATGTTTGGACGAACTTCTCCCAGTTATCACGTGTTTGATTAATGGCTCCATGAAAATTGGGTATTTTCCCTGTGATTGGAAAGAAGGACTTGTTACTCCTTTGCTTAAGTTACCTGGTCTACTCTCTCACTTCAAGAATTTACGCCCCATCAGCAACCTACAGTACATTTCTAAATTGACGGAGCGCGCGGTTTTCGAGCAAACGCATGCGCATATGATCAATCATAGTCTGTATCCACTTCTCCAATCTGCGTATCGCTTGGGTCATAGCACTGAGACTGCGTTACGTAAGGTGCATAATGATTTATTGATGAACATGGATGCACAACGCGTGACTCTACTTGTACTGTTAAACCTAAGGGCAGCATTCGATACAGTGGACCATGAAGTTCTTCTCAATCGTTTACGATCCAGCTTTGGGATCAGGGGTACTGCACTGCGATGA
- the LOC141874522 gene encoding G-protein coupled receptor 157-like isoform X2 — protein sequence MESALLNSFDQFKSETAAEKRMMTLFHVTAWGFPIMIAVFAYVLQGVGYPRDMVSSGWCWISTDKPWWQVLLWMSLTGKAWEISAYIVISVLFALVKQEMARGLIPRRHVLTPKALEVVKKADRKFKFIPIIFILLRIWGTIRFFRFLAHHPEDPPLLKWLVVLHGVGDNSQGFANFVLFCLFTDKIKEKFKLGCNSVKPYCFRISNKNQVLDSQSTNFPLNTTSDLSSYGAGDFVTLTAYSV from the exons ATGGAGTCGGCTCTTTTAAACAGTTTCGATCAATTCAAGTCCGAAACAG CAGCAGAAAAGCGAATGATGACTTTGTTTCACGTCACGGCGTGGGGATTTCCAATAATGATAGCAGTGTTTGCTTATGTACTGCAAGGAGTTGGTTATCCAAGAGATATGGTCTCTTCTGGCTGGTGTTGGATATCAACCGATAAGCCATGGTGGCAGGTGCTGCTATGGATGTCTCTCACAGGAAAAGCCTGGGAAATCTCAGCGTATATTGTTATATCAGTTCTCTTTGCGTTGGTCAAGCAGGAG ATGGCTCGTGGACTAATACCACGGAGACATGTTCTGACACCAAAGGCTTTAGAAGTAGTGAAAAAGGCAGATCGAAAGTTCAAGTTTATACcaattatatttattttgcttCGGATTTGGGGAACTATCAGATTCTTTCGATTCTTAGCTCATCATCCTGAAGATCCACCACTGCTGAAATGGCTAGTGGTACTGCAT ggCGTCGGCGACAACAGTCAAGGTTTTGCCAACTTTGTGTTATTTTGCTTGTTTACtgacaagataaaagaaaagtttaAACTTGGTTGCAACTCAGTCAAACCATACTGTTTtagaatttcaaacaaaaatcaagtACTTGATTCTCAAAGTACGAACTTTCCATTAAATACGACTTCCGACCTGTCCTCGTATGGAGCAGGAGATTTTGTCACGCTCACAGCTTATTCTGTATAA
- the LOC141874522 gene encoding G-protein coupled receptor 157-like isoform X5, translating into MLKYAEKRMMTLFHVTAWGFPIMIAVFAYVLQGVGYPRDMVSSGWCWISTDKPWWQVLLWMSLTGKAWEISAYIVISVLFALVKQEMARGLIPRRHVLTPKALEVVKKADRKFKFIPIIFILLRIWGTIRFFRFLAHHPEDPPLLKWLVVLHGVGDNSQGFANFVLFCLFTDKIKEKFKLGCNSVKPYCFRISNKNQVLDSQSTNFPLNTTSDLSSYGAGDFVTLTAYSV; encoded by the exons ATGCTTAAATACG CAGAAAAGCGAATGATGACTTTGTTTCACGTCACGGCGTGGGGATTTCCAATAATGATAGCAGTGTTTGCTTATGTACTGCAAGGAGTTGGTTATCCAAGAGATATGGTCTCTTCTGGCTGGTGTTGGATATCAACCGATAAGCCATGGTGGCAGGTGCTGCTATGGATGTCTCTCACAGGAAAAGCCTGGGAAATCTCAGCGTATATTGTTATATCAGTTCTCTTTGCGTTGGTCAAGCAGGAG ATGGCTCGTGGACTAATACCACGGAGACATGTTCTGACACCAAAGGCTTTAGAAGTAGTGAAAAAGGCAGATCGAAAGTTCAAGTTTATACcaattatatttattttgcttCGGATTTGGGGAACTATCAGATTCTTTCGATTCTTAGCTCATCATCCTGAAGATCCACCACTGCTGAAATGGCTAGTGGTACTGCAT ggCGTCGGCGACAACAGTCAAGGTTTTGCCAACTTTGTGTTATTTTGCTTGTTTACtgacaagataaaagaaaagtttaAACTTGGTTGCAACTCAGTCAAACCATACTGTTTtagaatttcaaacaaaaatcaagtACTTGATTCTCAAAGTACGAACTTTCCATTAAATACGACTTCCGACCTGTCCTCGTATGGAGCAGGAGATTTTGTCACGCTCACAGCTTATTCTGTATAA
- the LOC141874522 gene encoding G-protein coupled receptor 157-like isoform X4, which yields MLKYAAEKRMMTLFHVTAWGFPIMIAVFAYVLQGVGYPRDMVSSGWCWISTDKPWWQVLLWMSLTGKAWEISAYIVISVLFALVKQEMARGLIPRRHVLTPKALEVVKKADRKFKFIPIIFILLRIWGTIRFFRFLAHHPEDPPLLKWLVVLHGVGDNSQGFANFVLFCLFTDKIKEKFKLGCNSVKPYCFRISNKNQVLDSQSTNFPLNTTSDLSSYGAGDFVTLTAYSV from the exons ATGCTTAAATACG CAGCAGAAAAGCGAATGATGACTTTGTTTCACGTCACGGCGTGGGGATTTCCAATAATGATAGCAGTGTTTGCTTATGTACTGCAAGGAGTTGGTTATCCAAGAGATATGGTCTCTTCTGGCTGGTGTTGGATATCAACCGATAAGCCATGGTGGCAGGTGCTGCTATGGATGTCTCTCACAGGAAAAGCCTGGGAAATCTCAGCGTATATTGTTATATCAGTTCTCTTTGCGTTGGTCAAGCAGGAG ATGGCTCGTGGACTAATACCACGGAGACATGTTCTGACACCAAAGGCTTTAGAAGTAGTGAAAAAGGCAGATCGAAAGTTCAAGTTTATACcaattatatttattttgcttCGGATTTGGGGAACTATCAGATTCTTTCGATTCTTAGCTCATCATCCTGAAGATCCACCACTGCTGAAATGGCTAGTGGTACTGCAT ggCGTCGGCGACAACAGTCAAGGTTTTGCCAACTTTGTGTTATTTTGCTTGTTTACtgacaagataaaagaaaagtttaAACTTGGTTGCAACTCAGTCAAACCATACTGTTTtagaatttcaaacaaaaatcaagtACTTGATTCTCAAAGTACGAACTTTCCATTAAATACGACTTCCGACCTGTCCTCGTATGGAGCAGGAGATTTTGTCACGCTCACAGCTTATTCTGTATAA
- the LOC141874522 gene encoding G-protein coupled receptor 157-like isoform X1 — MESALLNSFDQFKSETGIPQQAQAAHTSVNRILSTTVAFLSMVGAVIIVVTFIVYPDIRTNSRRIIVYISISDFSVACLNTVGLYNPAISDSNITCKLQATLTIVAVLSSFLWTVNLSLYFYMTICKNISTAAEKRMMTLFHVTAWGFPIMIAVFAYVLQGVGYPRDMVSSGWCWISTDKPWWQVLLWMSLTGKAWEISAYIVISVLFALVKQEMARGLIPRRHVLTPKALEVVKKADRKFKFIPIIFILLRIWGTIRFFRFLAHHPEDPPLLKWLVVLHGVGDNSQGFANFVLFCLFTDKIKEKFKLGCNSVKPYCFRISNKNQVLDSQSTNFPLNTTSDLSSYGAGDFVTLTAYSV, encoded by the exons ATGGAGTCGGCTCTTTTAAACAGTTTCGATCAATTCAAGTCCGAAACAGGTATTCCCCAGCAAGCACAAGCTGCACACACCAGCGTTAATAGGATTCTTTCGACAACAGTTGCCTTCTTATCCATGGTTGGAGCTGTGATCATTGTCGTTACATTCATTGTATACCCAGATATCAGAACGAATTCTAGGAGAATAATCGTCTACATCTCAATAAGTGATTTTTCTGTGGCATGCTTAAATACGGTAGGCTTGTATAATCCAGCTATTTCAGACTCTAATATAACTTGTAAATTGCAAGCCACTCTCACCATAGTAGCAGTTTTATCTTCGTTTCTATGGACTGTGAATTTGTCGCTGTATTTCTACATGACTATATGCAAAAACATTTCCACAGCAGCAGAAAAGCGAATGATGACTTTGTTTCACGTCACGGCGTGGGGATTTCCAATAATGATAGCAGTGTTTGCTTATGTACTGCAAGGAGTTGGTTATCCAAGAGATATGGTCTCTTCTGGCTGGTGTTGGATATCAACCGATAAGCCATGGTGGCAGGTGCTGCTATGGATGTCTCTCACAGGAAAAGCCTGGGAAATCTCAGCGTATATTGTTATATCAGTTCTCTTTGCGTTGGTCAAGCAGGAG ATGGCTCGTGGACTAATACCACGGAGACATGTTCTGACACCAAAGGCTTTAGAAGTAGTGAAAAAGGCAGATCGAAAGTTCAAGTTTATACcaattatatttattttgcttCGGATTTGGGGAACTATCAGATTCTTTCGATTCTTAGCTCATCATCCTGAAGATCCACCACTGCTGAAATGGCTAGTGGTACTGCAT ggCGTCGGCGACAACAGTCAAGGTTTTGCCAACTTTGTGTTATTTTGCTTGTTTACtgacaagataaaagaaaagtttaAACTTGGTTGCAACTCAGTCAAACCATACTGTTTtagaatttcaaacaaaaatcaagtACTTGATTCTCAAAGTACGAACTTTCCATTAAATACGACTTCCGACCTGTCCTCGTATGGAGCAGGAGATTTTGTCACGCTCACAGCTTATTCTGTATAA
- the LOC141874522 gene encoding G-protein coupled receptor 157-like isoform X3, producing MESALLNSFDQFKSETAEKRMMTLFHVTAWGFPIMIAVFAYVLQGVGYPRDMVSSGWCWISTDKPWWQVLLWMSLTGKAWEISAYIVISVLFALVKQEMARGLIPRRHVLTPKALEVVKKADRKFKFIPIIFILLRIWGTIRFFRFLAHHPEDPPLLKWLVVLHGVGDNSQGFANFVLFCLFTDKIKEKFKLGCNSVKPYCFRISNKNQVLDSQSTNFPLNTTSDLSSYGAGDFVTLTAYSV from the exons ATGGAGTCGGCTCTTTTAAACAGTTTCGATCAATTCAAGTCCGAAACAG CAGAAAAGCGAATGATGACTTTGTTTCACGTCACGGCGTGGGGATTTCCAATAATGATAGCAGTGTTTGCTTATGTACTGCAAGGAGTTGGTTATCCAAGAGATATGGTCTCTTCTGGCTGGTGTTGGATATCAACCGATAAGCCATGGTGGCAGGTGCTGCTATGGATGTCTCTCACAGGAAAAGCCTGGGAAATCTCAGCGTATATTGTTATATCAGTTCTCTTTGCGTTGGTCAAGCAGGAG ATGGCTCGTGGACTAATACCACGGAGACATGTTCTGACACCAAAGGCTTTAGAAGTAGTGAAAAAGGCAGATCGAAAGTTCAAGTTTATACcaattatatttattttgcttCGGATTTGGGGAACTATCAGATTCTTTCGATTCTTAGCTCATCATCCTGAAGATCCACCACTGCTGAAATGGCTAGTGGTACTGCAT ggCGTCGGCGACAACAGTCAAGGTTTTGCCAACTTTGTGTTATTTTGCTTGTTTACtgacaagataaaagaaaagtttaAACTTGGTTGCAACTCAGTCAAACCATACTGTTTtagaatttcaaacaaaaatcaagtACTTGATTCTCAAAGTACGAACTTTCCATTAAATACGACTTCCGACCTGTCCTCGTATGGAGCAGGAGATTTTGTCACGCTCACAGCTTATTCTGTATAA